Proteins co-encoded in one Listeria ivanovii subsp. ivanovii genomic window:
- a CDS encoding HAD family hydrolase has translation MYKTIIFDVDGTILDTERAVLHSLQAVLAEEGLTYELAELRFVLGITGAAALEQLNILDEERILANWIEREASFIDEVEVFDGIHKVLHAIPESGVVTSKNSLEMDKGFYPFGIHDHFEAIVCASDTENHKPHPDPLLKSLEILEREPHEVIYIGDSSYDMKCAHAAGVHFGLALWGAKSTEGFEAAECVFEKPEDILAYVVK, from the coding sequence ATGTATAAAACAATTATTTTTGATGTAGATGGAACGATTTTGGATACAGAAAGAGCAGTTTTACATTCACTTCAGGCCGTTTTAGCGGAAGAAGGATTGACTTACGAATTAGCTGAGTTGCGATTTGTGTTAGGAATCACTGGTGCGGCGGCGCTTGAACAACTGAATATATTAGATGAGGAGCGGATACTCGCTAACTGGATTGAACGAGAAGCGTCTTTTATTGATGAAGTAGAGGTTTTCGATGGAATTCATAAAGTGCTTCATGCGATTCCAGAAAGTGGTGTCGTCACTTCTAAAAACTCACTGGAAATGGACAAAGGTTTTTATCCGTTTGGAATTCATGATCATTTTGAAGCGATTGTTTGTGCCAGTGATACTGAAAATCATAAACCGCATCCAGATCCGTTACTTAAAAGCCTAGAAATTCTTGAGCGTGAACCACATGAAGTCATTTATATTGGTGATTCTTCTTATGATATGAAATGTGCCCATGCGGCCGGTGTTCATTTTGGCTTAGCGCTCTGGGGTGCGAAATCTACCGAGGGATTTGAAGCAGCAGAGTGTGTCTTTGAGAAACCAGAAGATATTTTAGCTTATGTAGTAAAATAA
- a CDS encoding helix-turn-helix domain-containing protein, giving the protein MHIKILKNRYPNIVVSKNPIKVTANVFSFFEEPYYFTIPKNNLSEEELTLLQTLFPEPLPTFHKESTQFWFDLLFGSTELFIPNENDAYRITQFHLRTDATKSMLQEWQKALLSFFSPEAELIMFSSHYGVIVEKSASSLIGEEELEAVASTLENDFYIQATFFMGLFHPLNIQLRDLFAEERAIFNYKNRTIVQTVASESLKVIALRMKESLITNELKIFFNQDDTWVPLIHTLFKNQGNISLTAKELFMHRNTIQYRLDKFHEQTNLSLRKMDGLLLAYLATLQTNTKNSDQD; this is encoded by the coding sequence GTGCACATTAAAATATTGAAAAATAGATATCCCAATATAGTCGTTTCAAAAAATCCAATTAAAGTAACCGCCAATGTTTTTTCTTTTTTTGAGGAACCTTACTATTTCACGATTCCCAAAAACAATCTTTCTGAAGAAGAATTAACCTTATTACAAACATTATTTCCTGAACCATTACCAACTTTCCATAAAGAATCTACACAATTTTGGTTTGACTTATTATTTGGAAGTACCGAGCTTTTCATCCCGAATGAAAATGATGCTTACAGAATAACGCAATTTCACCTTAGAACCGATGCAACAAAAAGCATGTTACAAGAATGGCAAAAGGCGTTGCTTAGCTTTTTCAGCCCTGAAGCCGAACTAATTATGTTTTCGAGCCACTATGGTGTAATTGTCGAAAAATCTGCTAGCTCACTTATTGGTGAAGAAGAACTGGAAGCCGTTGCTAGCACGCTTGAAAATGACTTTTATATTCAAGCCACTTTTTTCATGGGACTTTTCCATCCGTTAAACATTCAACTTCGTGATTTGTTTGCGGAAGAGCGAGCGATTTTTAATTATAAAAACCGCACTATTGTTCAAACAGTTGCTTCAGAAAGCTTAAAAGTAATTGCGCTTCGAATGAAAGAAAGTTTAATTACAAATGAACTTAAAATCTTTTTTAACCAAGATGATACTTGGGTTCCACTAATCCATACTTTATTTAAAAACCAAGGAAACATTAGCCTCACTGCTAAAGAACTCTTTATGCACCGTAACACGATTCAATATCGATTAGACAAATTCCATGAGCAAACAAATCTCTCCCTCCGCAAAATGGACGGATTGTTGCTCGCTTATCTTGCAACTCTCCAAACTAATACGAAAAACAGTGATCAAGATTAA
- a CDS encoding MATE family efflux transporter, which translates to MKEQSKRLGEDSIPSLMARLSVPAFIGMFVMGMYNIVDTIFVSYGVGPSGVAALSIAFPVQMILMAMAAMFGIGGASIISRSLGAGEQGQANKVFHQVIWLVVLSSIFIAIITFIFLDPLITLFGAPADIHDIAKDFLSVILLGAVFQTFAMAMNNIVRSEGNAKTAMLTMLISAILNMILNPIFIMGFGMGVRGSALATVIAQAVGAVWLLIYFLSGKSTLSLKGITFRMDFPLIRRIMAIGFPSFIMMSAGSIVTIAVNWMLNIYGGTLAIAVYGIANRIASFVIMPINGVTQGMQPIVGFNYGSRQFERVMKAVKVSMFAATVMSLIAWGLVEIFPGVLVRIFSNDPELIAEGTSAVRFMLLAAPTIGFQIVCGGLYQALGRARISFIISLMRQIICLVPLLIILPQFFGLNGIWYAFPLADLGAFTVCVIIMKKTWRQIFKNPELV; encoded by the coding sequence ATGAAAGAACAAAGTAAGCGATTAGGTGAAGATAGCATACCATCACTTATGGCACGACTATCGGTTCCGGCATTTATTGGGATGTTTGTAATGGGTATGTATAATATTGTCGATACGATTTTTGTGTCTTACGGGGTTGGACCATCTGGCGTTGCGGCGCTTTCGATTGCTTTTCCAGTGCAAATGATACTAATGGCGATGGCTGCCATGTTTGGAATTGGTGGTGCTTCGATTATTTCTCGTTCGCTCGGTGCCGGGGAACAGGGTCAGGCGAATAAAGTCTTTCACCAAGTTATTTGGTTAGTCGTATTATCTAGTATTTTTATTGCTATTATTACATTTATTTTCTTAGATCCACTGATTACACTTTTTGGTGCGCCCGCGGATATTCACGATATTGCCAAGGATTTCTTGTCAGTTATTTTGCTTGGAGCAGTATTCCAGACATTTGCAATGGCAATGAATAATATTGTTCGTTCGGAAGGTAATGCTAAAACAGCCATGTTAACAATGCTCATTTCCGCTATTTTAAATATGATTTTAAATCCGATTTTTATTATGGGATTTGGCATGGGCGTTCGTGGTTCAGCACTTGCGACGGTAATTGCTCAAGCAGTTGGGGCGGTTTGGCTGCTGATTTATTTCTTATCAGGAAAAAGCACTCTATCTCTAAAGGGGATAACTTTCCGAATGGATTTCCCGCTTATTCGCCGGATTATGGCAATTGGGTTCCCGTCATTTATTATGATGTCAGCAGGAAGTATCGTTACAATCGCGGTAAACTGGATGCTTAATATTTATGGTGGAACGCTTGCTATTGCGGTTTATGGAATTGCCAACCGGATTGCTTCATTCGTGATTATGCCGATAAATGGGGTAACACAAGGGATGCAACCGATTGTCGGTTTCAACTATGGGTCGAGACAGTTCGAACGGGTGATGAAAGCTGTCAAAGTTTCTATGTTTGCAGCGACGGTTATGTCCTTAATCGCTTGGGGCTTGGTCGAAATTTTTCCAGGGGTGCTTGTCCGGATTTTCTCGAACGACCCAGAACTGATTGCTGAGGGAACTAGTGCGGTTAGATTTATGCTGTTAGCCGCACCAACAATCGGCTTCCAAATTGTTTGTGGTGGACTATATCAAGCACTCGGTCGGGCGCGGATTTCGTTTATTATTTCACTTATGCGTCAGATTATCTGTTTAGTACCGCTGTTAATTATATTGCCTCAATTCTTCGGCTTAAATGGCATTTGGTACGCTTTCCCATTAGCTGACCTAGGTGCATTTACTGTCTGTGTTATAATTATGAAGAAAACTTGGCGTCAAATTTTCAAAAATCCTGAACTAGTTTAA
- a CDS encoding GNAT family N-acetyltransferase, protein MEIKQIAAKDTQDIRHRVLRPEQPESNAIYKNDDLEGAFHLGAFEKDILVGVASFYPEKSAIIMAPAQYRIRGVAAERGMRLKGVGSALLAAGEAEIWKQDVEIIWCNARIVAVGFYEKHGYRKVGKSFVIPGIGEHYLMTKVNPVES, encoded by the coding sequence ATGGAAATCAAACAAATTGCAGCAAAAGACACTCAGGATATCAGACATCGGGTCCTTCGCCCAGAGCAACCGGAAAGTAATGCTATTTATAAAAATGATGATTTAGAAGGAGCTTTTCATTTAGGCGCTTTTGAAAAAGATATTTTAGTTGGTGTTGCCAGTTTTTATCCAGAAAAATCAGCAATCATCATGGCACCTGCGCAGTACAGGATTCGAGGTGTGGCGGCAGAACGTGGGATGCGCTTAAAAGGTGTAGGTTCCGCTTTACTTGCAGCTGGCGAAGCGGAAATTTGGAAGCAGGATGTAGAGATTATCTGGTGTAATGCGCGGATTGTCGCAGTCGGTTTTTATGAAAAACATGGTTATCGTAAAGTTGGTAAATCGTTTGTTATCCCAGGAATCGGCGAGCATTATTTAATGACAAAAGTGAACCCAGTGGAGTCGTAA
- a CDS encoding MerR family transcriptional regulator: MNIKEASEKTGVSADTIRYYERIGLIPNISRNENGVRKFDEEDLRWIDFSRQMRRAGMSIEALIDYLSLFREGEKTLEPRMELLKEQRAELQDRIDMMQEALERLDFKIENYDTHLIPAQKKLKEF; encoded by the coding sequence ATGAATATTAAAGAAGCAAGCGAAAAAACTGGTGTTTCTGCAGACACCATTCGCTATTATGAACGGATTGGCTTAATCCCAAATATTAGTCGCAACGAAAACGGTGTGCGCAAATTTGATGAGGAAGATTTACGCTGGATTGACTTCAGTCGTCAAATGCGGCGTGCTGGAATGTCGATTGAAGCTCTAATTGATTATTTGTCTCTCTTTCGCGAAGGAGAAAAGACACTAGAACCTCGGATGGAATTATTAAAAGAACAGCGTGCAGAACTTCAAGACCGGATTGATATGATGCAAGAAGCACTAGAACGGCTCGACTTTAAAATCGAAAACTATGATACACATCTTATCCCGGCTCAAAAAAAATTAAAGGAATTTTAA
- a CDS encoding MarR family winged helix-turn-helix transcriptional regulator, whose amino-acid sequence MADRQESLAKAIAIIHRSESAFKNKKLLETGLNIGQLRYLWTLYKEDGISQESMAKRFMVDKASVTRHIKRLEELGMIRREIDAKDRRIQRIFVTEKGFMMRDLIEETTVDWSAKLTVGFSEEEKDSLLHLLDRLSDNAIRAVEGGDME is encoded by the coding sequence ATGGCAGATAGACAAGAAAGTTTAGCAAAGGCCATCGCGATTATTCATCGTTCTGAAAGTGCTTTTAAAAACAAAAAATTACTTGAAACAGGTCTTAATATAGGACAATTACGCTATTTATGGACACTTTATAAAGAAGATGGTATTTCTCAAGAATCAATGGCTAAGCGTTTTATGGTAGATAAGGCAAGTGTGACGAGGCATATTAAACGATTAGAAGAACTAGGAATGATTCGCCGGGAAATAGATGCGAAAGATCGACGTATTCAGCGGATTTTTGTGACTGAAAAAGGTTTTATGATGCGTGATTTGATTGAAGAAACGACTGTTGATTGGTCAGCGAAATTAACAGTTGGTTTTAGCGAAGAAGAGAAAGATAGCTTGCTGCATTTGCTTGATAGGTTGTCGGATAATGCAATTAGGGCAGTTGAAGGAGGAGATATGGAATGA
- the cydB gene encoding cytochrome d ubiquinol oxidase subunit II, with protein MSLNELWFLLIAILFIGFFFLEGFDFGVGMSTRFMARNALERRVLVNTIGPFWDANEVWLLTAGGAIFAAFPNWYATMFSGYYVPLVFLLLALIGRGVSFEFRGQKDSALWVKTWDWVIFFGSILPPFLFGVLFASLIQGMPINSDMDMYAGFFDYITVFSVWGGLTITLMCLLHGLLFITLRTEDDIQDRARRMAKRVWFITVPVLLIFVVLAYFNTDMFQVRPVLVPLMIGIVVVMYVLSALFIWKDRDILAFTFGGLGIVFTIGSIFVALFPRVMISSINSAFDLTIENAASGQYSLSVMTIVAVTLLPFVLGYQIWSYYVFRKRVSSKEKMTY; from the coding sequence TTGTCACTAAATGAGTTATGGTTTTTATTAATCGCCATCTTGTTCATTGGATTCTTCTTCCTTGAAGGTTTTGACTTTGGTGTAGGGATGTCTACACGCTTTATGGCTAGAAATGCTTTAGAACGTCGCGTACTCGTAAATACGATTGGACCATTCTGGGATGCAAATGAAGTGTGGTTACTAACAGCTGGGGGTGCAATTTTTGCCGCTTTCCCTAACTGGTATGCAACGATGTTTAGTGGATACTATGTTCCACTAGTGTTCTTATTACTTGCCTTAATCGGCCGTGGTGTTTCTTTTGAATTCCGTGGTCAAAAAGATTCTGCTCTTTGGGTGAAAACGTGGGATTGGGTGATTTTCTTCGGTAGTATTTTGCCGCCATTCCTATTTGGAGTACTATTTGCTAGTTTGATTCAAGGTATGCCAATTAATAGTGATATGGATATGTATGCCGGATTCTTTGATTATATAACTGTATTTTCTGTTTGGGGTGGACTGACGATTACGTTAATGTGTCTGCTTCACGGATTGCTATTTATTACATTACGTACAGAAGATGATATTCAAGACCGTGCTCGTCGTATGGCGAAACGGGTTTGGTTCATCACAGTACCAGTATTATTAATCTTTGTTGTACTTGCTTACTTCAATACAGATATGTTCCAAGTTAGACCTGTTCTTGTTCCACTGATGATAGGGATAGTAGTGGTAATGTACGTATTATCTGCTTTATTCATCTGGAAAGATCGCGATATTTTAGCATTTACATTCGGTGGGCTTGGAATTGTCTTCACGATTGGTTCGATTTTCGTGGCGCTATTCCCACGCGTAATGATCAGTTCTATTAACAGTGCGTTTGATTTAACAATAGAAAATGCTGCTTCCGGGCAATATTCGCTAAGTGTGATGACCATTGTTGCCGTTACACTCTTGCCGTTCGTGCTTGGTTACCAAATATGGAGTTACTATGTTTTCCGTAAGCGCGTTTCTAGTAAGGAGAAAATGACGTATTAA
- the mbcS gene encoding acyl-CoA synthetase MbcS: protein MNSENLLAPELYNITDEIAKFSSEKTALIWRNEHDETKTWSYRHLLEQANKFANVAKDAGVKKGDHVIVMTPRLLETYAIYMGLWKAGAIIIPASELLKAHDLEYRIHHANVKAIVSYNGMTAEFDKINDIPSVAKKIIVGEKLAGWDHYETLMEQASVEFERVETSRDDACLLAFTSGTTGNPKGVVHIHGWGYAHIRIAADHWLDIHEDDIVWATAGPGWQKWVWSPFLSVLGKGATGFIYNGRFIPEKQLNLLSEEKINVLCCTPTEYRLMAKVNNLREHDLSSLRSAVSAGEPLNREVIQVFQDNFDIKVRDGYGQTESTLLIGTLVDTPIRPGSMGKPIMPEYMAIIDADGNPVGVGEIGDIAMRRDFPALFKEYYKEPERLQKAIRGDYFVSGDRAIRDEDNYYWFQGRNDDIIISSGYTIGPFEVEDALTHHPAVKEVAVVASPDEIRGTVVKAFIVLKDGYEGTDDLVHELQTFTKEQTAPYKYPRRIEFASALPKTDSGKIRRVELRDAEFASVHK, encoded by the coding sequence ATGAATTCAGAGAACCTACTTGCTCCAGAACTTTATAATATTACCGACGAGATTGCTAAATTTAGTTCTGAAAAAACAGCTTTAATTTGGAGAAATGAACACGATGAAACAAAAACTTGGAGTTACCGCCACCTGCTTGAACAAGCGAATAAGTTTGCGAATGTTGCGAAAGATGCCGGCGTAAAAAAAGGCGATCATGTTATCGTAATGACTCCTCGCTTGCTCGAAACATATGCGATTTATATGGGCCTATGGAAAGCTGGAGCCATCATTATTCCCGCTTCCGAATTACTTAAAGCACACGATTTAGAATACCGCATCCATCATGCTAATGTGAAAGCAATTGTTTCTTATAACGGAATGACTGCTGAATTTGATAAAATTAACGACATCCCATCTGTTGCCAAAAAGATTATTGTTGGCGAAAAATTAGCTGGTTGGGATCATTATGAAACATTAATGGAACAGGCTTCAGTAGAATTCGAACGGGTGGAAACTTCCCGCGATGATGCATGCTTACTTGCTTTCACTAGTGGAACAACAGGTAATCCTAAAGGCGTTGTACATATTCATGGTTGGGGTTACGCGCATATTCGTATCGCAGCCGATCACTGGCTAGACATTCATGAAGACGATATTGTCTGGGCAACTGCAGGACCCGGCTGGCAAAAATGGGTCTGGTCTCCATTCCTATCCGTTCTTGGAAAAGGCGCGACTGGTTTCATTTATAATGGCCGCTTCATTCCTGAAAAACAACTCAACCTGCTTAGCGAAGAAAAAATCAACGTCCTATGCTGTACGCCAACAGAATATCGCTTAATGGCAAAAGTAAATAATTTGCGCGAACATGATTTAAGTTCCCTTCGCAGTGCTGTTTCAGCAGGTGAGCCACTAAACCGTGAAGTAATTCAAGTTTTCCAAGACAATTTTGACATTAAAGTTCGTGATGGTTATGGACAAACAGAAAGCACATTATTGATTGGAACGCTTGTAGATACGCCAATTCGCCCCGGTTCAATGGGCAAACCAATTATGCCTGAGTATATGGCGATTATTGATGCTGATGGAAATCCGGTTGGTGTTGGTGAAATCGGTGATATTGCAATGCGTAGAGATTTCCCAGCATTGTTTAAAGAATACTATAAAGAACCTGAACGCCTTCAAAAAGCGATTCGCGGTGACTATTTTGTTTCTGGCGACCGTGCAATTCGTGATGAGGATAATTACTACTGGTTCCAAGGTCGAAATGACGATATTATTATTAGCTCTGGTTACACGATTGGACCTTTTGAAGTGGAAGACGCCTTGACTCATCACCCTGCTGTGAAAGAAGTAGCTGTTGTCGCAAGCCCTGATGAAATCCGCGGCACCGTCGTAAAAGCTTTCATCGTCTTAAAAGATGGTTACGAGGGCACAGACGACCTTGTTCACGAGCTGCAAACATTTACTAAGGAACAAACTGCTCCATATAAATATCCGCGCCGTATCGAGTTTGCAAGCGCTCTGCCAAAAACTGATTCTGGGAAAATTCGTCGTGTGGAATTACGTGATGCTGAATTTGCAAGTGTGCATAAATAA
- the tadA gene encoding tRNA adenosine(34) deaminase TadA — protein MERAFFMQQALEEAEKAREIGEVPIGAVVVLDGEIIGRAHNLRETSQNAVTHAELLAIQDACNHQKSWRLSGAELYVTLEPCPMCSGAILLSRITKVYYGAKDPKAGTAGSLMNLLQDDRFNHTCEVESGLMEAESSEMLKSFFQELRKRKKTDRS, from the coding sequence ATGGAACGAGCTTTCTTTATGCAACAAGCGCTTGAAGAAGCCGAGAAAGCACGAGAAATTGGAGAAGTTCCGATTGGTGCAGTAGTTGTTTTAGATGGAGAAATTATTGGTCGTGCTCATAACTTACGTGAAACTAGCCAAAATGCGGTAACCCATGCGGAATTACTTGCGATTCAAGATGCTTGTAATCATCAAAAATCATGGCGATTAAGTGGCGCAGAGCTTTATGTCACATTAGAACCATGCCCAATGTGCAGTGGAGCGATTTTGCTTTCAAGAATTACTAAAGTATATTACGGAGCAAAAGATCCAAAAGCAGGAACAGCAGGCTCACTCATGAATTTACTACAAGATGACAGGTTTAATCATACTTGCGAAGTGGAATCGGGATTAATGGAAGCCGAAAGTAGCGAGATGTTAAAAAGTTTCTTCCAAGAATTACGAAAAAGGAAGAAAACAGATAGGTCTTAA
- a CDS encoding cytochrome ubiquinol oxidase subunit I, which produces MDKLFLARFQFASTTIFHFLFVPLSIGLVFMVALMETLYVVKGKEIYKKMSKFWGHIFLINFAVGVVTGIIQEFQFGMNWSDYSRFVGDVFGAPLAIEALLAFFMESTFIGLWIFGWDKLGKKLHLACIWLVSIGTIMSSFWILAANSFMQHPVGFEFKNGRAEMNDFLQLITNGQLLVEFPHVIFGAFATGAFFIAGVSAYKMLKKQDVAFFKRSFQIAMVMAVIGGFGVAFSGHSQAQYLVKTQPMKMAATEGIWEDTDDPAPWTMLAKIDPENKKNDWELNVPYALSFLSYGTLSGSVEGMNTLQKEYEEKYGEGDYIPPVKTAFWSFRIMVGAGMLMIMFALIGIVLAWKKKLVNAKWYLRLMIPMIGFPFLANSMGWIMTEIGRQPWVVFGYMKTTDAVSPNVSSGQILFSIIAFSTIYTILAILLVYLFIREIKKGPDGHKPEKEEVSVDPFDKGDANIVTK; this is translated from the coding sequence GTGGATAAACTATTTTTAGCCCGTTTTCAATTCGCATCAACAACGATTTTCCATTTCTTATTTGTACCACTTTCAATTGGACTTGTATTTATGGTTGCTCTTATGGAAACGTTGTATGTCGTGAAAGGAAAAGAAATTTACAAAAAAATGTCGAAGTTTTGGGGGCACATATTCCTCATTAACTTTGCTGTAGGGGTTGTAACCGGGATTATTCAAGAATTCCAGTTTGGGATGAACTGGTCAGATTACTCTAGATTTGTTGGAGATGTATTCGGGGCGCCTCTTGCTATTGAAGCGTTACTTGCATTCTTCATGGAATCTACTTTTATCGGCCTGTGGATTTTCGGTTGGGATAAACTAGGCAAAAAATTACATTTAGCATGTATTTGGCTGGTTTCAATCGGAACAATCATGTCTAGTTTCTGGATTTTAGCAGCAAACTCATTTATGCAACATCCGGTAGGTTTTGAATTTAAAAACGGCCGTGCAGAAATGAATGACTTTTTACAATTAATTACTAATGGACAACTACTTGTGGAGTTCCCACACGTTATATTCGGGGCCTTTGCCACTGGGGCCTTTTTCATCGCCGGTGTCAGTGCGTATAAGATGCTCAAAAAACAAGATGTCGCTTTCTTTAAACGATCATTCCAAATTGCAATGGTAATGGCCGTTATTGGTGGATTTGGTGTTGCATTTAGTGGACACTCCCAAGCACAATACTTGGTTAAAACACAACCAATGAAAATGGCAGCAACAGAAGGGATATGGGAAGATACAGACGACCCAGCCCCGTGGACAATGCTCGCCAAAATTGATCCGGAGAATAAGAAAAACGACTGGGAACTCAACGTCCCATATGCGCTAAGTTTCTTATCTTACGGAACATTAAGTGGTAGCGTAGAAGGTATGAATACGTTGCAAAAAGAATACGAAGAAAAATATGGTGAGGGTGATTACATTCCACCAGTAAAAACAGCATTTTGGAGTTTCCGCATCATGGTTGGCGCTGGTATGCTAATGATTATGTTTGCGCTAATCGGTATCGTACTTGCTTGGAAGAAAAAACTCGTTAATGCAAAATGGTATTTACGTTTGATGATTCCAATGATTGGATTCCCGTTCCTAGCGAACTCAATGGGTTGGATTATGACAGAAATTGGGCGGCAACCATGGGTAGTTTTCGGTTACATGAAAACGACTGATGCAGTATCGCCAAACGTATCATCCGGACAAATTTTATTCTCGATAATTGCGTTCTCCACAATCTATACAATTTTAGCAATTCTCTTGGTGTACTTGTTTATTCGTGAAATTAAAAAAGGACCAGACGGACACAAGCCAGAAAAAGAAGAAGTTTCCGTAGATCCGTTTGATAAGGGGGATGCAAACATTGTCACTAAATGA
- a CDS encoding VOC family protein, translated as MAKLYPYLAFDNAKEALSYYEEVFGATNITRLPVNEEQSEMFGLPKEDLENTTVHGGFTVLGANLFCSDSFGKPVSATNQISIMLDLDNEDPVAVAEAEAFYEKVSSSGKVTITLPYAEQFWGGKMGQFVDVYGISWMLHSQPYSKL; from the coding sequence ATGGCCAAGTTATACCCGTATTTAGCTTTTGATAATGCAAAAGAGGCTTTAAGTTATTATGAAGAAGTATTTGGAGCGACGAATATTACCCGTTTACCTGTGAATGAAGAACAAAGCGAGATGTTTGGACTCCCAAAAGAAGACCTTGAAAACACCACGGTTCATGGTGGATTTACTGTACTTGGTGCTAATCTATTTTGCTCAGATTCATTTGGAAAACCAGTTTCAGCGACAAATCAGATTTCTATTATGCTAGACTTAGACAATGAAGATCCGGTGGCCGTAGCGGAGGCAGAAGCTTTTTATGAAAAAGTTAGCTCATCTGGAAAAGTAACCATCACTTTACCATACGCAGAGCAATTCTGGGGCGGGAAAATGGGACAATTCGTAGATGTATATGGAATTTCTTGGATGCTTCATTCGCAACCTTATTCGAAATTATAA
- a CDS encoding glucosamine-6-phosphate deaminase gives MKIIIEKDYENMSKTTMQLLLGKMYQDKEVHLAITAGSTPKRMYEMLVSELREKAPLKNVCYYNFDEIPIGEEKFGVTVGNLKEMYFDPAGIPEEQIHVLDTKNYTEHEAHLKRVGGLDAILIGIGEDGHFCGNLPGVTKFGDETRLVSVESRPDMHDILLGEVGGDPEKVPEYYVTMGPKNVMNTKEVIMFANGKKKAAIIKKALQGEVTEEVPSSIFQLHPNFTVVLDKEAASELNI, from the coding sequence ATGAAAATAATTATCGAAAAAGATTATGAAAATATGAGTAAAACAACAATGCAGCTGCTTTTAGGGAAGATGTATCAAGATAAAGAAGTTCATCTGGCAATTACGGCAGGTTCGACGCCAAAACGAATGTACGAAATGTTGGTGAGTGAACTGCGTGAGAAGGCACCGCTTAAAAATGTCTGCTATTATAATTTTGATGAAATTCCAATTGGTGAAGAAAAATTTGGTGTGACTGTTGGTAATTTAAAGGAAATGTATTTTGATCCAGCGGGAATTCCGGAAGAGCAAATTCATGTGCTTGATACGAAAAACTATACCGAGCATGAGGCGCATTTGAAACGTGTCGGAGGACTGGATGCGATTTTGATTGGGATTGGAGAAGATGGCCATTTTTGTGGAAATTTGCCGGGCGTGACTAAGTTTGGTGATGAAACTCGGCTTGTTTCAGTGGAGTCGCGTCCAGATATGCACGATATTTTGCTCGGTGAAGTAGGTGGAGATCCGGAGAAAGTACCAGAATATTATGTAACGATGGGTCCCAAAAATGTCATGAATACGAAAGAAGTAATAATGTTCGCAAACGGGAAGAAAAAAGCAGCCATTATTAAAAAAGCTTTACAAGGAGAAGTTACTGAAGAAGTCCCAAGCTCGATTTTTCAATTGCATCCTAATTTTACAGTTGTATTGGACAAGGAAGCAGCGAGTGAATTGAATATATAA
- a CDS encoding MerR family transcriptional regulator has protein sequence MTPLLSIGEMAKKSQLSIQRLRYYDKIGLLVPAFTDPTSGYRYYEVAQEEQLNFIQALQYMGFSLKAIKQYLDKNTPESLPELLVKYQQKLQEDEARIARKKWLLNRFQSLLHREPEKSQSMKTTRLILTEPLQMPIHSTILNDPLFHQEVQALINRLNLSKSYSQFPGYLMLDGQAYIFIELDHSVKADGERSLQTSERKPFCLPQNWELKSESENYLLQETVAWVDKELVHGYSYEKNLYFE, from the coding sequence ATGACACCTCTTTTATCCATTGGTGAGATGGCGAAAAAAAGCCAACTCTCCATTCAGCGACTGCGCTATTACGACAAAATCGGGCTATTGGTCCCAGCATTTACTGATCCTACTTCTGGATATCGCTATTATGAAGTAGCACAAGAAGAACAGCTTAATTTTATTCAAGCCTTGCAATATATGGGCTTTTCTTTGAAAGCAATCAAACAATATCTTGATAAAAATACGCCTGAAAGCTTACCCGAACTACTTGTTAAATATCAACAAAAGCTCCAAGAAGATGAAGCCCGTATTGCCCGTAAAAAATGGCTACTTAATCGGTTCCAATCACTTCTACATCGCGAACCTGAAAAATCACAATCCATGAAAACTACTAGACTAATACTTACAGAACCATTACAAATGCCTATTCATTCGACCATTTTAAATGATCCACTGTTTCATCAGGAAGTCCAAGCATTGATAAATCGCCTAAATCTTTCTAAAAGTTACTCGCAATTTCCGGGCTATTTGATGCTAGATGGACAGGCTTACATTTTCATTGAGCTTGACCATTCCGTTAAAGCAGACGGAGAGCGCTCTTTGCAAACAAGCGAACGCAAGCCATTTTGCCTCCCGCAAAATTGGGAATTAAAATCCGAAAGCGAAAATTATCTTCTTCAAGAAACGGTTGCTTGGGTAGATAAAGAGTTAGTTCACGGCTATTCCTATGAAAAAAATTTATATTTTGAGTGA